A single Pseudoalteromonas phenolica DNA region contains:
- the chrA gene encoding chromate efflux transporter, with amino-acid sequence MLSIFKTFFWLGWISFGGPAAHIGYFRKTFVEKMKWIDDNEYAQIVALSQFLPGPGSSQVGFALGYKRGGLLGACAAFLGFTLPSILIMIGLALLSSQVMDTSAFQNVVHGLKLLAVVVVADAAWGMYKNFCKNTLSVSLCLLTAIALLIMPSIMMQIAVLVFAAIVGTLFLQSEKSLSNGANSSPFKPNLVPLILFIGLLLGLPFAAHLAPELGLFNDFYQAGSLVFGGGHVVLPLLQNIVGDQLSQDAFLTGYAAAQAVPGPMFTFATYIGYELLPNNPITGALIATAAVFLPGFLLLLAVLKNWQQLAQKPKVAGALTGVNAAVVGLLAAALYQPVFISAVLQPLDIALVLVGFYLMKQLKLPIIWMVAFFMLAGFATGLV; translated from the coding sequence ATGCTTTCTATTTTTAAAACTTTTTTCTGGCTTGGCTGGATAAGCTTTGGCGGGCCAGCCGCTCACATCGGCTACTTTAGAAAAACCTTTGTCGAGAAGATGAAGTGGATTGATGATAATGAATATGCACAAATCGTCGCGCTCAGCCAGTTTTTACCGGGTCCGGGCTCTAGCCAAGTCGGCTTTGCATTGGGTTATAAACGCGGCGGCCTGTTAGGTGCGTGTGCGGCATTTTTAGGTTTTACCCTGCCATCTATTCTGATCATGATAGGTTTAGCCCTACTTTCAAGCCAAGTCATGGATACCAGTGCTTTTCAAAATGTGGTGCATGGCTTGAAGTTACTGGCCGTGGTGGTGGTTGCCGATGCTGCTTGGGGTATGTATAAAAACTTCTGTAAAAACACGCTATCGGTAAGCTTGTGCCTGCTCACGGCAATCGCGCTATTGATTATGCCAAGCATTATGATGCAAATCGCCGTATTAGTTTTTGCTGCTATTGTCGGCACACTGTTTTTACAATCAGAAAAAAGCCTCTCAAATGGCGCTAATTCAAGCCCTTTCAAGCCGAATCTCGTCCCGCTGATTTTATTTATCGGCTTATTGCTAGGGTTACCATTTGCAGCACACCTTGCGCCAGAATTAGGCTTATTTAATGACTTTTATCAAGCGGGCAGCTTGGTTTTTGGCGGCGGCCATGTGGTACTACCGCTACTGCAAAATATCGTGGGAGATCAACTCAGCCAAGATGCATTTTTAACAGGCTACGCGGCTGCACAAGCTGTGCCAGGGCCTATGTTCACCTTCGCGACTTACATTGGCTATGAGCTACTACCAAACAACCCTATTACAGGCGCACTCATTGCCACTGCGGCGGTGTTCCTTCCGGGCTTTTTATTATTATTAGCGGTATTAAAGAACTGGCAACAGCTGGCGCAAAAGCCAAAGGTTGCGGGCGCTTTAACAGGCGTTAACGCTGCTGTCGTTGGTCTACTTGCCGCTGCGCTATATCAACCTGTATTTATTAGTGCAGTTCTACAACCGCTTGATATTGCCTTAGTATTAGTGGGTTTTTACTTAATGAAACAGCTAAAACTGCCCATTATATGGATGGTTGCTTTCTTCATGTTGGCAGGCTTTGCAACTGGCCTTGTTTGA
- a CDS encoding LysR family transcriptional regulator: MGKEELQWRHIDLNLLVAFSYLYRHRSVSIAAEHACVSQSAMSHSLARLRQLLGDVLFERKGHQMCPTERAHQIAPKISVLLDTVSGQILQSEPFSPSHYQGVCRIGLTDYAELIFAPAIYDAIRAQAPHAQISLINVNRSNYEQISEQEKLDIIIGSIPLLADGFSSQHLYTEQHVCLADLSALDSSIFSADGQLSLQSFAKLEHALVSPDGKLATQIDKTLVEHGLSRQVTVASRNFLTIQTLLKGRALVAIVPKKMAVLATEQAGLSMFEPPIAVADFDIAMNWPEVKTQDDKNHWLRSVLSKVLT; encoded by the coding sequence ATGGGTAAAGAAGAATTGCAGTGGCGACATATTGATCTAAATCTGCTGGTGGCATTTTCGTATCTGTATCGCCATCGTAGCGTCAGTATTGCTGCAGAGCATGCCTGTGTGAGCCAATCGGCAATGAGTCATAGCCTTGCTCGATTAAGGCAGCTTTTAGGTGATGTATTATTCGAAAGAAAAGGGCATCAAATGTGCCCAACCGAACGTGCACATCAGATAGCCCCTAAAATCAGCGTGTTGCTCGATACCGTTTCTGGGCAGATTTTGCAAAGTGAGCCTTTTTCTCCAAGCCATTATCAAGGTGTGTGTCGAATAGGGTTAACCGATTACGCCGAACTGATATTTGCGCCAGCGATTTATGATGCTATTCGAGCACAAGCACCCCATGCTCAGATCAGCTTGATAAATGTGAATCGCAGTAACTATGAGCAAATCTCAGAACAAGAAAAGCTTGATATTATTATCGGTAGTATACCGCTTTTGGCTGATGGGTTTAGTAGTCAGCATTTATACACGGAACAGCATGTGTGTTTGGCTGATTTATCGGCTTTAGATTCATCGATTTTCTCAGCCGATGGTCAATTAAGTTTGCAGTCATTTGCAAAGCTTGAGCATGCTTTAGTGAGCCCAGATGGCAAGCTGGCAACTCAAATTGATAAAACTTTGGTTGAGCATGGTTTATCACGACAAGTCACTGTGGCAAGTCGCAACTTTTTAACTATTCAAACCTTGCTTAAAGGGCGCGCCTTGGTAGCGATTGTGCCTAAGAAAATGGCAGTTTTGGCCACAGAGCAAGCGGGTTTGTCTATGTTTGAGCCGCCGATTGCTGTTGCTGATTTTGATATTGCGATGAACTGGCCAGAGGTGAAAACCCAAGATGACAAAAACCATTGGTTACGCAGTGTTTTAAGTAAAGTATTGACGTAA
- a CDS encoding spondin domain-containing protein translates to MNKLIQLSTVLSFTLLTACGGSSSSNSTPETTTPTTTPPSSTAPADTVTYELTFTQEWTAANFTTNYPSGTHFSPLVGLTHNTEGGIFKRDEVASPGIVLMAETGGKSTLKNEISDIQNAGHSNYLIDESGISNGGKSVTFTFEASQDFPLLSVVSMIAPSPDWFVAINSLSLFNDNTWVENQTIELKVYDAGSDSGLRFSSGNLATNPAEPITLLSSERDDTDFAEGIHYQTGKHIGYIEIKLMQ, encoded by the coding sequence ATGAACAAACTCATTCAACTTTCGACTGTTTTAAGCTTTACCCTTTTAACTGCGTGTGGTGGTAGTTCAAGTTCTAATTCTACACCTGAAACAACAACGCCAACGACAACACCACCATCAAGTACAGCTCCAGCTGATACAGTGACTTACGAGCTCACTTTTACGCAAGAGTGGACAGCAGCTAACTTTACCACCAACTACCCAAGTGGCACTCACTTCTCTCCCCTTGTAGGGCTTACCCATAATACAGAAGGGGGAATCTTCAAGCGTGATGAGGTAGCGTCGCCAGGTATTGTTTTAATGGCTGAAACGGGCGGCAAAAGTACGTTAAAAAATGAAATCAGTGACATACAAAATGCAGGTCATTCTAATTATTTAATTGACGAATCAGGGATCTCAAATGGCGGAAAAAGTGTGACGTTTACCTTTGAAGCCAGCCAAGACTTCCCGCTTTTAAGTGTGGTTTCGATGATAGCACCGAGCCCTGATTGGTTTGTTGCCATTAACAGCTTATCTTTATTTAATGACAATACATGGGTTGAGAACCAAACCATTGAATTAAAAGTCTATGATGCGGGCAGTGATAGCGGTCTGCGCTTTAGCTCTGGCAACCTAGCTACAAATCCTGCTGAGCCAATTACTTTACTTTCAAGCGAGCGTGACGATACAGATTTTGCTGAAGGTATACATTATCAAACCGGTAAGCATATTGGTTACATCGAAATTAAGTTGATGCAGTAA
- a CDS encoding alpha/beta hydrolase-fold protein: MRHICLVLLVFCLFGCDGFSESNQTSTHIIELQSSVLGEKRQLHLHLPKQYAESQQKYPTLFMTDGRENLQHTIASVEFLSSQGLIPELIIVGIESNQNRTHNLTPTYREDSFEVLPIDGAMLLNQDPGGAEAFLDFIADEVKPYVQKHYRVSGYDVFAGHSFGGLFAVYSLVKQPDLFDAFIAISPSLWWDHQAWLGHLKSIPVNKLTDKSIFLAVGEEGPLMEDPYEQAKLYLNNQSIDGFKFSAKRFLGENHNSVVNQGMYIGLKSIFFDFALTLANTAQGEKKILAHQQLIESKYGVKQHLEIQLEALAYDALFEDEQQLSMSLFELILKREPNTLSAYIGLASIYAKQQNYKKAIGVYERALSQPKLAIGNRVQINDHIAELEARLLKANL; this comes from the coding sequence GTGAGACATATTTGTTTGGTTTTGCTGGTTTTTTGTTTGTTCGGATGTGATGGTTTTAGTGAAAGTAATCAAACTAGTACGCATATTATTGAACTGCAGTCTTCGGTTTTAGGAGAAAAGAGGCAGCTGCATCTTCATCTACCCAAACAATATGCAGAGTCTCAACAAAAGTATCCCACTTTATTTATGACTGATGGCCGGGAAAATCTCCAACATACAATCGCTTCTGTTGAGTTTTTATCATCGCAGGGCCTTATACCTGAGTTAATTATCGTCGGTATTGAAAGCAATCAAAACCGTACTCATAACCTTACTCCCACTTATCGTGAAGATAGTTTTGAGGTGCTCCCGATCGATGGTGCAATGCTGCTAAATCAAGATCCCGGCGGCGCTGAGGCGTTTTTAGACTTTATTGCTGATGAAGTTAAACCTTATGTTCAGAAGCATTATCGGGTGTCAGGTTATGACGTCTTTGCAGGTCACTCTTTCGGTGGCTTATTTGCGGTTTATAGCTTGGTTAAACAACCAGATCTATTTGACGCTTTTATTGCGATTAGTCCAAGCCTTTGGTGGGATCATCAAGCTTGGCTGGGGCATTTAAAGTCGATACCCGTAAATAAATTAACTGATAAATCGATTTTCTTAGCTGTGGGGGAAGAGGGGCCACTGATGGAAGACCCTTATGAGCAAGCGAAGTTATATTTAAATAATCAGTCTATCGATGGGTTTAAGTTTTCAGCTAAGCGCTTTTTAGGAGAAAACCATAATAGTGTGGTTAACCAGGGCATGTATATTGGTTTGAAATCAATATTCTTTGATTTTGCACTTACGCTCGCAAACACTGCACAGGGTGAGAAGAAGATTTTGGCACATCAACAACTAATAGAGAGTAAGTATGGGGTTAAACAGCACCTTGAAATTCAGCTCGAAGCGTTAGCCTATGACGCTTTATTTGAAGATGAACAGCAGCTTTCAATGTCATTGTTCGAATTAATTCTTAAGCGTGAACCTAACACCTTATCAGCGTATATAGGCTTGGCCTCTATTTATGCAAAACAACAAAATTATAAGAAAGCCATAGGTGTATACGAAAGAGCCTTAAGTCAACCCAAATTGGCCATAGGCAATCGGGTCCAGATCAATGATCATATAGCTGAGCTTGAAGCTAGGCTATTAAAGGCAAACCTATAA
- a CDS encoding tellurite resistance TerB family protein — MKDLQKLVGSLNKSGALSGFLGGVAGGGLTSLISGKKSKKTGKKAVKYGALAAVGGLAWKAYKEYSEQNKAAQQQADSRAYDNAMNKRSHNQARQEHTPQGRTFDFTPAYMPEQSFEQVVEDESGSGQLIIMRAMIAAAYADGHIDETERQKIFAQVETMELTVNEKAMLFDELRKPMTLSELVQSVPDAQTGIEVYAASVSAIDLNQPISGQYLEALANQLCLPRELVQSIHHQLTIQA, encoded by the coding sequence ATGAAAGACTTGCAAAAACTCGTTGGTAGCCTCAACAAATCAGGTGCACTAAGTGGCTTTTTAGGAGGCGTCGCCGGCGGTGGCTTAACCAGCTTAATCAGCGGTAAGAAAAGTAAAAAGACCGGAAAAAAAGCCGTTAAATATGGTGCACTTGCTGCTGTAGGCGGTCTTGCTTGGAAAGCCTATAAAGAATATTCAGAGCAAAATAAAGCTGCGCAGCAGCAAGCCGATAGCCGCGCTTACGATAACGCCATGAATAAACGCAGTCACAACCAAGCACGCCAAGAGCATACTCCGCAAGGTCGTACTTTTGACTTCACGCCAGCTTATATGCCGGAGCAAAGCTTTGAACAAGTGGTTGAGGACGAGTCAGGCTCAGGCCAACTAATTATTATGCGTGCCATGATAGCCGCGGCTTATGCTGATGGTCATATTGATGAAACCGAGCGCCAGAAAATCTTTGCACAAGTTGAAACCATGGAGTTGACTGTTAACGAAAAAGCCATGTTGTTTGACGAGTTAAGAAAACCTATGACACTTTCAGAGTTGGTGCAATCAGTACCGGATGCACAAACAGGCATTGAGGTTTATGCCGCGAGTGTCAGCGCCATTGATTTAAACCAGCCTATCTCAGGGCAATATCTTGAGGCATTAGCTAATCAACTTTGTCTACCTAGAGAGCTGGTGCAGTCGATTCACCATCAGCTTACTATACAAGCCTAA
- a CDS encoding LysR family transcriptional regulator produces MINPVFLRTFCTLVETKHFTKTAEQLFITQSAVSQHLRKLENLLDEPLIQKTEKGFVLTPTGEQTYQEAKKVVASLQAFKEKVTTDSEHVGVVKVMSPGSIGLRLYPQLLALQTQFPELIIHYQFAPNNSIVKALQQGDIDIGLVTEHANSSLMNFEEVAQEPLQLVLPSPIENLSLESLRQLGFINHPDGHHHANQLLKANFAEFTHIKDIKENGFSNQIGLILTPVSIGLGFTVLPQSAVASFAEPEKIHIHELTKPSMEPIYLVMQNKKHTAKRLLFVHNKIKTLLKN; encoded by the coding sequence ATGATAAACCCAGTCTTCTTGCGTACCTTTTGCACTCTCGTCGAAACCAAGCATTTCACTAAAACCGCTGAACAGCTTTTTATTACTCAGTCGGCAGTCAGCCAGCATCTCAGAAAACTCGAAAACCTTTTGGATGAACCACTTATTCAAAAAACAGAGAAAGGGTTTGTGCTTACGCCAACCGGTGAGCAAACCTATCAAGAAGCAAAAAAAGTCGTTGCCTCCCTACAAGCCTTCAAAGAAAAAGTAACCACAGACTCAGAGCATGTTGGCGTGGTTAAGGTTATGTCACCAGGCAGCATAGGTTTACGCCTCTACCCACAACTATTAGCGTTGCAAACACAGTTTCCTGAGCTCATTATTCACTATCAGTTTGCGCCAAACAATAGTATTGTTAAGGCATTGCAGCAAGGTGACATCGATATTGGTTTAGTCACAGAACACGCAAACTCAAGCCTAATGAACTTCGAAGAAGTTGCTCAGGAACCATTGCAGCTTGTGCTACCATCTCCGATTGAAAATCTCTCTCTCGAATCCTTAAGACAACTTGGTTTTATTAATCACCCTGACGGGCATCACCATGCCAATCAACTGCTCAAGGCTAACTTTGCTGAATTCACGCATATTAAGGACATAAAAGAGAATGGCTTTTCAAACCAAATTGGCTTGATTTTAACCCCTGTGAGCATAGGGCTTGGCTTTACAGTACTGCCTCAAAGTGCAGTGGCAAGCTTTGCAGAACCTGAAAAAATTCATATTCATGAACTCACTAAGCCAAGCATGGAACCCATTTACCTCGTCATGCAAAACAAAAAGCACACTGCTAAACGGCTATTGTTCGTGCACAACAAAATTAAAACGTTACTGAAAAATTGA
- a CDS encoding lactoylglutathione lyase family protein, translated as MNSVYPRTFSHIGISVPDLEQAVKFYTEVLGWYLIMEPTEITEDDSAIGEMCTDVFGAGWERFRIAHLSTGDRIGVELFEFKNQQNPEDNFEYWKTGIFHFCVQDPNVEELAEKIVAAGGKKRMEKPRFYYPGEKPYRMIYMEDPFGNILEIYSHSYELIYSAGAY; from the coding sequence ATGAACTCAGTTTATCCAAGAACCTTTTCACATATTGGTATTTCTGTTCCAGATCTGGAGCAAGCCGTTAAGTTTTACACTGAAGTGTTAGGTTGGTATTTGATTATGGAACCAACCGAAATCACAGAAGATGACAGTGCCATTGGCGAAATGTGTACTGACGTATTTGGTGCAGGGTGGGAGCGTTTTCGCATCGCGCATTTGTCTACAGGTGACCGCATTGGTGTGGAACTTTTTGAGTTTAAAAACCAACAAAATCCTGAAGATAATTTTGAATATTGGAAGACAGGGATTTTCCACTTCTGTGTGCAAGACCCTAACGTTGAAGAGCTAGCTGAAAAAATCGTGGCTGCGGGTGGTAAAAAACGTATGGAAAAACCGCGCTTTTATTATCCGGGTGAAAAGCCTTATCGTATGATTTATATGGAAGACCCGTTTGGCAACATATTAGAAATTTATAGCCATAGTTATGAACTAATCTACAGTGCCGGTGCTTATTAA
- a CDS encoding disulfide bond formation protein B: MNQLTLENIIAKRHWLGLFAIAVSIIAWTVELMGAVYVCPYCRTQRTVIGLLGIIMILPFIHHFLTKYLALVLGFFGAVVAANQHFMGWKKISAGKFSFNENVFIDPFLLSGGALFFIIGLTALILHTQKPSS; the protein is encoded by the coding sequence ATGAATCAACTCACATTAGAAAACATCATTGCCAAACGTCATTGGCTAGGATTATTTGCCATTGCGGTCAGCATCATTGCTTGGACGGTAGAATTAATGGGCGCCGTGTATGTATGCCCATATTGTCGAACACAACGCACGGTTATCGGTTTGCTTGGCATTATTATGATTTTGCCATTTATACATCACTTTCTGACGAAATATTTAGCGTTAGTATTGGGGTTCTTTGGTGCAGTAGTGGCGGCAAATCAACATTTTATGGGCTGGAAGAAAATTTCAGCAGGTAAATTCTCTTTCAATGAAAATGTTTTTATCGACCCTTTCTTACTCTCAGGTGGCGCGCTATTTTTCATCATTGGTTTAACAGCGCTTATTTTGCATACTCAAAAGCCAAGCAGCTAA